The following proteins come from a genomic window of Lolium rigidum isolate FL_2022 chromosome 5, APGP_CSIRO_Lrig_0.1, whole genome shotgun sequence:
- the LOC124656785 gene encoding protein STRICTOSIDINE SYNTHASE-LIKE 10-like: MDMAEARHCRCSATLLATSFLSLALILCVVWSPPMAAAAQEMKSINAGPRVVPVRLRRPAFGPESLAFDHHGVGPYTGVSNGRILRWSGSGRRRPSWTEFAHNYKHKTVPECASKKKLAETESACGRPLGLQFHRKTGDMYIADAYLGLMRVGRRGGLAKVVATEAAGVPFNFLNGVDVDQETGDVYFTDSSTAYQRSDYLLVVVSGDATGRLMRYDPRTGKVTVLSSGLAFPNGVALSADRTHLIVAETSSCKLLRHWLRGPAAGKTEVLAELPGYPDNVRPDGAGQGGYWVGLNRDKDWADTGTTPNSISAVRVVVPAGGGRNGTVVAALRGFGDVTVSEVVQRNGSLWIGSVETPYVGLFKFASLTHA, translated from the exons ATGGACATGGCGGAGGCCAGGCATTGCCGCTGTTCTGCCACCTTGCTCGCGacgtccttcctctccctcgccctGATCCTATGTGTGGTGTGGTCGCCTCCCATGGCGGCCGCTGCCCAGGAGATGAAGTCCATCAACGCCGGCCCGAGGGTCGTGCCGGTGCGGCTGCGCCGGCCGGCGTTCGGCCCGGAGAGCCTCGCCTTCGACCACCACGGCGTCGGCCCGTACACGGGCGTCTCCAACGGCCGGATCCTCCGCTGGAGCggcagcggccgccgccgccccagctgGACCGAGTTCGCCCACAACTACAAGCACAA AACGGTGCCGGAGTGCGCATCGAAGAAGAAGCTGGCGGAGACGGAGAGCGCGTGCGGGCGGCCGCTGGGCCTGCAGTTCCACCGCAAGACCGGCGACATGTACATCGCCGACGCCTACCTGGGGCTCATGCGGGTGGGGCGGCGCGGCGGGCtggccaaggtggtggccacgGAAGCCGCCGGCGTGCCCTTCAACTTCCTCAACGGGGTCGACGTCGACCAGGAAACCGGCGACGTCTACTTCACGGACAGCAGCACCGCCTACCAACGGAG TGACTACCTGCTGGTGGTGGTGAGCGGCGACGCGACGGGGCGGCTGATGCGCTACGACCCGCGGACGGGCAAGGTCACCGTGCTCAGCTCCGGCCTCGCCTTTCCCAACGGCGTGGCGCTCAGCGCCGACCGCACGCACCTCATCGTGGCCGAGACGTCGTCGTGCAAGCTGCTCCGGCACTGGCTGCGCGGCCCCGCGGCGGGTAAGACGGAGGTGCTCGCCGAGCTGCCGGGCTACCCGGACAACGTGCGCCCCGACGGAGCCGGCCAGGGCGGCTACTGGGTGGGGCTCAACCGGGACAAGGACTGGGCCGACACCGGGACCACGCCCAACTCCATAAGCGCCGTCAGGGTCGTCGTccctgccggcggcggcaggAATGGCACGGTGGTCGCGGCGCTTCGCGGGTTCGGCGATGTCACGGTGAGCGAGGTGGTGCAGCGGAACGGCTCGCTCTGGATCGGCTCCGTCGAGACGCCCTACGTCGGCCTCTTCAAGTTCGCATCTCTAACACACGCCTAG